A region of Larimichthys crocea isolate SSNF chromosome X, L_crocea_2.0, whole genome shotgun sequence DNA encodes the following proteins:
- the LOC104933918 gene encoding nucleoprotein TPR isoform X3, with product MAAVLLQVLERAELNKLPKGAQNKLEKFVTELQNANEALKTQHERLKADSEQQYFDIEKRLAESQEQILSATKDLQTLKEENKKLNEELSTLKGIEGETSEDKPPQQQTKAKYEIEAEKRELARLLEKRTQEAENLTEDVKRLNEKLTETSKVKMELQLKLDELQSSEASVQHREKRMEQEKELLEKKIEWLTTELKTKTDELLNTNREKGKEILELQGRLKTSEEQVNRLESQLTSLKETIESQNKRAGDLNTKLKQAKDEQSAMEEKYRNELNAHVKLSSLYKGAATDMESKNQELSRAVEELSKLVKDSGEANKSLEKKVSEGEELKTRLEAELREKVKKMEKELENATMKAAGKRCCVPSLTEEQLDTMCPSAAAIAAIVKPGMKFFDLYNAYAECQMHLQLEKQETRRVSRVLDEIVQEVESKAPVLKRQREEYESMQRSMASLCNKLEQARTEIYSLQKEKEEAKQRCDSMERDKLRTERQLEDTSTQVCTLLVELEEARGNQVTKDDANISSTSEVISQCPLSFRSVEELQRQNQSLLGRLRELEEEKDRQQSQVTSARVSELEVSVDKLQKEAEQLREQRNQQKQLADSSTRQRDMYKALLTQSTGFSLPAPGPDSTSLPAHVRPSVPATRSTPQRAAAAESAQTAQAKAALKQLNDAFTLYKKEKAENDKMLNETNDKLQKQLTELRSSHAKLTSQLEFSNKRYEMLQETVSAYRREISALQDRTQKMAATAQRHEYIIHTMSQDLRLSNEKLALEEVRVENLTKERDMLRQAESRLNREKEAMLAEQRNQNLLLTNLKTIQLTMERTETDSRQRLNNKIEQLEAELASMKTRLDQEVAQRHSLGRTMDAQLLEAKKQLETQNTLQQKTRELLRGSEQQVTALKAQLASPSSSETTTTPSITTTPATRAAALRAPLRVRSPVPAASQQPSQSEQELVEVKGHLRSAEEQIGELTEQIKNANASVEQYRAVVLALEDSLKKEKESRSPLEIRLKESEELQKQLEKRILELERMKQQEQELKRKAVEEVEKQVCELQRSLKASQAEQQEALERSTAAVTLEQKAIQESLLQTKLAGEAQAKYERELMLHAADVEALQELKKRSQQEAARKRELEEQLNKTSSLLQEKTKAWNTVERQLKEDLSNKTRHCAELGKQNTLLHQQMDDMASSNRQAQQQQLQQVDLSFSEEGKTTEQILEILRFVRREKEIAVAQSEASEGEALRYKQRVEHQDREVKELQEALNAEREKMQATSKTLAQQEEQLKKIETLGVLQETNRMLKMDKDKLEQELHQAQAKVTKLQSDISPLHHSLSQLSEKNGSLQADKRILEEDLKRLKAKTQQLISQQKDGDVEEKQKLTTERETQQRRIAQLAEETAKLKTELARSSVSSNSAQSQLQGLRDSLARLMSERDTLKKDLESKNSDILEKNKTITQVKKIGRRYKTQYEELKAQHDKMVAETAAKAGSETGQSKEVQQELTKAQEELNKAKEELNTLKEEAQKKQEEAQKSKQELEEAQKENQQTKEKFQEVQNQLTQNQNQLTQVQSQLSQTQTQLQQNQNQLTQSQKELQQAKTQTQQAQNQLKSVQAQAQARQNQIQQFQRELQQAKDTIQQNLTNQKELQQSQQSHNQEVSNLKTALSQTESKVTELQGHMDNLQKLIGEREADIKRLQEQLTEANQAIEANQATHANQSQSSQSIQASDANAAGEANQALQEELAKLRQELSEGKNREEQLRQQMAEKEEKTKKVFMGAKTKINQLNSAKEQLSQENEELKQSKEELEVRMSALKSQYEGRFLRLDRELRELRETQAHSEPREEPQDQSGAKVGDQARSTDQRQISLKSPAQDRGSSSMTDPPTANIRPTPSTPSPGNKPSPSTGSKATPRASIRPMVTPATVPIPTPTATVMPTTQTDSQEVLMSAGASVHSTSSSLVNTPTSITQPTSTQATAFVQPTQQQVANQDAGPSMEAERPSTSSSLIGTAGSKRSREEEEEDEESRPESSHTPPTTKKLRLKPTIALQMEGDEEIEGELRDEGEQQDSPDDSQELPEEGFPTLAEDDEDIEEEGVSQSVPSDLGSALIRDVIVIETDSDSRESKEGEAKQEDEGEEEEEEEEEEEEEEEEEEYKEEEEDDDEDDAGDSGMREGEESNEASREAEEEGGEEEPSDAPNAEENMCGASLDSQRPSEPSHSSEGSSGATSESDPPRESVHFASTPSSSSALSPSLSSSSLTPRLPQPRRPPHPLPPRLYIQPPAPELGPPHTQRQPSQLRRPSGGGRGPQLTPGIGSMQHFFDEDDRMVPSTPTLVVPHRTDGFAEAIHSPQVAGLTRFRFGPPEDLLPQTSASHSDLGQLASQGGLGMYESPLFLAAHDEDGGGRSVPTTPLQVAAPVTVFTESLPSDGGDNMASQSVPMVTASTGMASAADDGDEVFMEQEGDGPGIESSLESQTDMEASGQQSDDPSLPSTSQEPDTSSVPQRRTVSSQPLISSLSARGARGGRGEARTLLSRRGTYSRGGRGGAMGRGGIA from the exons CTGCAGAATGCTAACGAGGCGCTCAAGACCCAGCATGAGCGGCTCAAAGCGGACAGCG AGCAGCAGTACTTTGACATTGAGAAGAGACTGGCGGAGAGTCAGGAACAGATCCTGTCTGCCACCAAAGACCTGCAGACGCTCaaggaggagaacaaaaaactca ATGAAGAGCTGAGCACTCTGAAGGGAATAGAGGGAGAGACCTCTGAAGACAAACCACCACAACAG caaACCAAAGCCAAGTATGAGATTgaggcagagaagagagagctgGCGAGGCTGCTGGAGAAGAGGACGCAGGAGGCAGAAAACCTTACCG aggatgTGAAGCGTCTGAATGAGAAGCTGACAGAGACCAGCAAAGTCAAGATGGAACTGCAGTTGAAGCTGGATGAGCTACAGTCATCTGAGGCGTCTGTACAG CACCGGGAGAAGCGCATGGAGCAGGAGAAAGAGTTGCTGGAGAAGAAAATCGAGTGGTTAACGACAGAACTGAAGACCAAAACTGATGAGCTGTTGAACACCAACagagagaaaggcaaagagaTACTGGAGCTACAGGGCCGCCTGAAGACCAGCGAGGAGCag GTGAACAGACTGGAAAGTCAGCTCACTTCTCTGAAGGAAACCATTGAAAGCCAGAATAAAAGAGCCGGAGACCTcaacacaaaactgaaacag GCTAAAGACGAGCAGAGTGCCATGGAGGAGAAATACCGCAACGAGCTCAACGCTCACGTCAAACTGTCTTCACTCTACAAG GGGGCAGCAACAGACATGGAGAGCAAGAACCAAGAACTGAGCAGAGCAGTGGAAGAGCTCAGCAAGCTGGTTAAAGACAGCGGGGAAG CCAATAAGTCTCTAGAAAAGAAGGTGTCGGAGGGAGAAGAACTAAAGACGAGGCTTGAGGCAGAGCTCAGAGAGAAGGTCAAGAAAATGGAGAAGGAGCTGGAAAACGCCACAATGAAGGCTGCTGGCAAACGCTGCT GTGTGCCCTCCCTGACTGAGGAGCAGTTGGACACCATGTGTCCATCAGCAGCTGCCATCGCTGCCATAGTCAAACCCGGCATGAAGTTCTTTGAC CTGTACAACGCGTATGCAGAGTGTCAGATGCATCTTCAGCTGGAGAAGCAGGAGACCAGGAGAGTGAGCAGAGTGCTGGACGAGATTGTCCAGGAGGTCGAGTCCAAGGCTCCAGTCCTGAAGCGTCAGAGAGAGGAGTACGAGAGCATGCAGAGATCCATGGCCTCTCTGTGCAACAAGCTGGAGCAGGCTCGAACG GAGATCTACAGtttgcagaaagagaaagaggaggccAAGCAGCGCTGTGACAGCATGGAAAGAGACAaactgaggacagagagacagctaGAGGACACATctacacag GTGTGTACTCTTCTGGTGGAGCTAGAAGAAGCCAGAGGTAATCAGGTGACCAAGGACGACGCCAACATTTCCAGCACCTCTGAGGTCATCAGTCAGTGCCCGCTGTCCTTCCGAAgtgtggaggagctgcagaggcaGAACCAAAGCCTGCTGGGAAGGCtgagggagctggaggaggagaaggacagacagcagagccAAGTAACGTCAGCACG TGTGTCTGAGTTGGAGGTCAGTGTGGATAAGCTTCAGaaggaggcagagcagctgaGAGAGCAGAGGAACCAGCAGAAACAGCTGGCAGACTCCAGcaccagacagagagacatgtaCAAGGCCCTGCTGACACAGAGCACCGGCTTCAGCCTGCCTGCTCCAg gtccaGATTCTACATCCCTTCCTGCGCATGTCAGGCCCTCAGTCCCAGCGACTCGCTCTACTcctcagagagctgctgctgctgagtcagCACAGACTGCTCAGGCTAAAGCTGCGTTGaaacag CTGAATGATGCCTTCACCCTGTACAAGAAGGAAAAGGCAGAGAACGACAAGATGTTGAATGAAACAAACGACAAGCTGCAGAAGCAGCTGACAGAACTCCGCTCGAGCCATGCCAAGCTCACCTCCCAACTAGAATTCAGCAACAAGAG GTATGAGATGCTCCAGGAGACTGTATCAGCCTACCGCAGAGAGATTTCAGCCCTACAGGACAGGACTCAAAAAATGGCTGCAACGGCCCAGCGACACGAGTACATCATTCACACAATGAGCCAGGACCTGAGATTGTCCAATGAAAAACTGGCactggaggag gtGCGCGTAGAGAACTTGActaaagagagagacatgttGAGACAAGCGGAGAGTCGACTCAATCGAGAAAAAGAAGCCATGCTGGCTGAGCAACGTAACCAGAACCTGCTGCTCACCAACCTCAAGACGATACAG TTGACTATGGAgcgcacagagacagacagccgCCAGCGGCTGAACAACAAGATCGAGCAACTGGAGGCAGAACTGGCTTCAATGAAGACCAGGCTGGACCAGGAAGTAGCACAGAGACACAGCCTTGGACGCACCATGGAT GCTCAGCTATTAGAAGCTAAGAAACAGCTGGAGACCCAGAACACCTTGCAGCAGAAGACCAGGGAGTTGTTGCGTGGCTCTGAGCAGCAGGTGACAGCACTGAAAGCCCAGCTGGcttctccttcatcctctgagaccaccaccacccccagcATCACGACCACCCCAGCTACCAGAGCTGCAGCCCTCAGAGCCCCGCTTCGAG TGCGCTCTCCAGTGCCAGCAGCCTCTCAGCAgcccagccaatcagagcaggaGCTTGTGGAGGTGAAAGGTCACCTGCGTTCTGCCGAGGAACAAATTGGTGAACTAACAGAGCAGATAAAGAATGCTAATGCTAGTGTGGAGCAGTACAGGGCTGTGGTGCTGGCTCTGGAAGACagtctgaagaaagaaaaggag TCTCGCTCCCCTCTGGAGATCCGGCTGAAGGAGTCGGAGGAGCTGCAGAAGCAGCTGGAGAAGAGGATTTTAGAGTTAGAGAGAATGAAGCAGCAGGAGCAAGAACTCAAGAGAAaggctgtggaggaggtggaaaaaCAG GTGTGTGAGCTGCAGCGCAGTCTGAAGGCCAGCCAGGCAGAGCAGCAAGAGGCGCTGGAGAGATCTactgctgctgtcacactgGAGCAGAAGGCCATACAGGAAAGCCTGCTGCAG ACGAAACTAGCTGGAGAGGCGCAGGCTAAGTATGAGCGGGAGCTCATGCTTCATGCTGCTGACGTGGAGGCCCTGCAGGAGCTAAAGAAAAGATCCCAGCAAGAAGCAGCACGGAAGAGGGAGTTAGAGGAGCAACTGAACAAGACCTCTTCACTCCTGCAGGAGAAAACCAAAGCCTGGAACACAGTAGAGAGACAGCTGAAG GAGGATCTGTCCAATAAGACTCGTCACTGTGCGGAGCTGGGGAAGCAGAATACACTCCTGCACCAACAGATGGATGACATGGCCTCCAGCAATCGtcaggcacagcagcagcagctgcagcaggttgaCCTGTCGTTCAGTGAGGAAGGGAAGACCACTGAACAGATACTAGAAATACTCAG GTTTGTGCGGCGTGAGAAGGAGATCGCCGTGGCTCAATCCGAGGCGTCTGAGGGAGAAGCTCTTCGCTACAAACAGAGAGTGGAACACCAAGACAGAGAAGTGAAGGAGCTACAGGAAGCTCTGAACGCTGAGAGGGAGAAAATGCAG GCCACATCAAAGACTCTGGCCCAGCAGGAGGAACAGCTGAAGAAGATCGAGACTCTCGGTGTTCTCCAAGAAACCAACAGGATGCtgaaaatggacaaagacaaactggaACAGGAGCTGCATCAAGCTCAGGCTAAa GTTACGAAGCTGCAGTCAGACATCAGCCCGCTGCATCACTCTTTGTCTCAGCTGTCAGAGAAAAATGGCTCCCTGCAGGCCGACAAGAGGATCCTGGAAGAAGACCTCAAACGCCTGAAGGCtaaaacacag CAACTGATCAGCCAACAGAAAGACGGTGATGTCGAGGAGAAGCAAAAACTCACCACTGAGAGAGAAACTCAGCAGAGACGCATCGCACAGCTGGCTGAAGAGACAGCCAAGCTGAAGACTGAACTGGCAAG ATCCAGTGTCAGCAGTAACTCTGCTCAGTCTCAGCTGCAAGGCCTCAGAGACTCTCTGGCCCGTCTGATGTCGGAGAGAGACACCCTTAAAAAAGACCTGGAATCCAAAAACAGCGACATCCTGGAGAAGAACAAGACCATCACCCAGGTCAAGAAGATTGGACGACGCTACAAGACCCAGTATGAGGAGCTCAAAGCCCAGCATGACAAG ATGGTTGCAGAAACGGCTGCTAAAGCGGGAAGTGAGACGGGTCAGAGCAAGGAGGTACAGCAGGAGCTGACGAAAGCACAGGAGGAGCTCAACAAGGCAAAAGAGGAGCTGAACACACTGAAGGAGGAGGCGCagaaaaaacaggaggag GCCCAGAAGTCTAAGCAGGAACTGGAGGAGGCCCAGAAGGAAAACCAGCAGACCAAGGAAAAGTTCCAGGAGGTCCAGAACCAGCTgacacagaaccagaaccagctgaCACAG GTCCAATCCCAGTTGTCTCAGACCCAGACTCAACTGCAGCAGAATCAGAACCAGCTGACCCAGAGTCAGAAAGAGCTTCAGCAAGCAAAGACCCAGACCCAGCAG GCACAGAACCAGTTGAAATCAGTTCAGGCTCAAGCTCAGGCCCGTCAGAACCAGATTCAGCAGTTCCAGAGGGAGCTCCAGCAGGCTAAAGACACCATTCAGCAGAACCTTACTAATCAGAAAGAGCTACAGCAGAGCCAACAGAGCCACAACCAGGAAGTCAGCAACCTCAAGACTGCTCTCAGCCAGACAGAGAGCAAG GTGACTGAGCTTCAAGGTCACATGGACAACCTGCAGAAG TTAATTGGTGAGCGTGAAGCAGACATCAAGCGTCTGCAGGAGCAGCTGACTGAAGCTAACCAGGCTATTGAAGCTAACCAAGCTACACATGCCAACCAGAGCCAGAGTTCTCAGTCCATCCAGGCCAGTGACGCTAATGCTGCTGGTGAGGCTAACCAGGCGCTACAAGAGGAGCTAGCAAAACTGAGACAAGAG CTTTCTGAGGGCAAGAACCGAGAGGAGCAGCTCAGACAGCAGATGgctgaaaaagaggaaaagaccaAGAAGGTGTTCATGGGAGCCAAGACCAAAATCAACCAACTAAACA GTGCCAAGGAGCAGCTCAGTCAGGAGAACGAAGAGCTGAAACAAAGtaaggaggagctggaggtgagAATGAGCGCCCTCAAGTCTCAGTATGAAGGACGATTTCTTCGGCTGGACCGAGAGCTGAGAGAACTGAGAGAGACGCAAGCACACTCTGAACCCAGAGAGGAACCACAGGACCAGAGTGGAGCCAAG GTGGGTGATCAGGCCAGGTCTACAGACCAGAGACAGATATCTTTGAAGAGCCCTGCCCAAGACAGAGGAAG CTCCAGCATGACTGATCCTCCCACTGCCAACATCCGCCCTACCCCAAGTACTCCATCTCCTGGCAACAAGCCAAGCCCCTCCACTGGTAGCAAGGCTACACCCCGAGCCAGCATCCGGCCTATGGTTACCCCGGCAACTGTCCCCATCCCGACGCCCACCGCCACAGTCATGCCGaccacacagactgacagccaAGAGG TGCTGATGAGCGCAGGAGCCTCTGTACACTCTACCAGCTCTAGTCTGGTAAACACGCCCACATCAATAACTCAGCCAACCAGCACCCAGGCCACAGCTTTTGTTCAGCCCACCCAGCAGCAGGTAGCCAATCAGGATGCAGGCCCCAGTATGGAGGCAGAGCGACCATCtacatcctcctctctgattGGAACAG ccgGTTCAAAAcgaagcagagaggaggaggaggaagacgaagagAGCAGACCGGAGAgttcacacacacctccaacCACTAAAAAACTACGACTGAAACCAACAATAGCactgcag ATGGAAGGTGATGAAGAGATCGAAGGAGAGCTGAGGGATGAAGGAGAACAACAGGATTCACCAGATGACAGTCAG GAGCTTCCAGAGGAGGGTTTTCCTACCTTAGCCGAAGATGACGAGGACATTGAGGAAGAAGGCGTGTCCCAGTCTGTGCCCTCTGATCTGGGCTCTGCTCTTATTCGGGATGTCATCGTGAtcgagacagacagtgacagccGTGAGAGCAAGGAGGGGGAGGCGAAGCAGGAGGACgaaggtgaagaggaggaagaagaagaagaagaggaggaggaggaggaagaagaagaggag tacaaggaggaagaggaggatgacgatgaagatgatgcTGGTGACAGTGGgatgagagaaggagaggagagcaatGAGGCGAGcagggaggcagaagaggagggaggggaggaggagccATCGGATGCCCCCAACGCAGAGGAGAACATGTGCGGAGCGTCGTTGGACTCCCAGCGTCCCTCTGAGCCATCGCACAGCA GTGAAGGCAGCAGTGGCGCCACATCAGAGTCCGATCCACCCAGAGAGTCGGTACACTTTGCCTcgactccctcctcctcctctgcactctccccttccctctcctcctcatccctcacACCCCGCCTCCCCCAACCACGGAGGCCCCCACACCCCCTCCCACCACGGCTCTACATCCAACCTCCAGCTCCGGAGCTGGGACCCCcccacacacag AGACAGCCGTCTCAGCTGCGCAGGCCTTCAGGAGGAGGACGCGGACCTCAACTGACACCTGGAATAGGCAGCATG CAACATTTCTTTGATGAGGACGACAGAATGGTTCCCAGTACTCCCACACTGGTAGTCCCACACCGCACTGATGGCTTTGCTGAGGCTATACA TTCTCCTCAGGTAGCGGGTCTGACCAGGTTCAGGTTTGGACCCCCAGAGGACCTCCTACCTCAGACGTCAGCATCACACTCTGACCTGGGACAGCTGGCCTCTCAAGGAG GTCTGGGGATGTACGAGTCTCCTCTGTTCCTGGCCGCTCACgatgaagatggaggagggaggagtgtCCCCACCACACCTTTACAAGTGGCAGCACCAG TGACGGTTTTCACAGAGTCTCTGCCCTCAGACGGCGGCGACAACATGGCGTCCCAGTCGGTTCCCATGGTAACCGCCTCAACCGGGATGGCTTCTGCTGCAGATGATGGTGACGAAGTCTTCATGGAGCAGGAAGGAGACGG tCCTGGTATTGAATCCTCTCTGGAGAGCCAAACAGACATGGAGGCGTCAGGACAGCAGAGTGATGATCCATCACTGCCATCTACCAGCCAAGAACCTG ACACCAGCAGTGTTCCTCAGCGGCGCACAGTGAGCAGTCAGCCTCTGATCAGCAGCCTGTCAGCCAGAGGagccagaggagggaggggggaggccAGGACGCTACTCTCCCGCAGAG GAACTTACTcccgaggaggaagaggaggagccaTGGGCAGAGGGGGCATCGCCTAA